In Tsuneonella amylolytica, one genomic interval encodes:
- a CDS encoding acetyl-CoA C-acetyltransferase gives MTAKRRAAIVSPLRTPVGKFLGTLSPLGAGELGAIILKALMERTGIDPARVDDVVFSQGYGNAEAPAIGHWSWLAAGLPLEVPGYQLDRRCGSGVQAVVNAAMMIEAGHADVVVAGGCESMSNVEHYTTALRGGVKAGNVELWDRLTRGRLMSQPVERFGVITGMIETAENLAKDYGITREEADEFAVRSHRNAAAAWDAGKFDDQLVTVEVPQRKGDPLVFARDEGFRAAASMESLGKLRALEGGVVTAGNASQQNDAAAACLVVAEDKLEELGLEPMLWFTGYAAAGCDPSRMGIGPVPAVERLFARTGMGWDDIGLVELNEAFAPQVLAVLKGWGWSEDDTRRDILNVNGSGISLGHPIGATGGRILADMAHEMARREVRYGLETMCIGGGQGIAAIFERAA, from the coding sequence ATGACTGCAAAACGCCGCGCCGCCATCGTCAGCCCCCTGCGCACCCCGGTTGGCAAGTTCCTCGGCACGCTCTCGCCGCTCGGTGCCGGCGAACTGGGCGCAATCATACTGAAGGCGCTGATGGAGCGCACTGGCATCGATCCCGCCCGGGTGGACGACGTCGTCTTCAGCCAGGGCTATGGCAATGCCGAAGCCCCTGCCATCGGGCACTGGAGCTGGCTGGCCGCCGGCCTTCCGCTCGAGGTGCCCGGATACCAGCTCGACCGCCGCTGCGGATCAGGGGTGCAGGCGGTGGTCAACGCGGCGATGATGATCGAGGCGGGACATGCAGACGTGGTCGTGGCGGGCGGCTGCGAAAGCATGTCGAACGTCGAGCATTACACGACCGCGCTGCGCGGCGGGGTCAAGGCAGGTAACGTCGAGCTGTGGGACCGGCTCACCCGCGGCCGCCTGATGAGCCAGCCTGTCGAACGCTTCGGCGTCATCACCGGCATGATCGAGACCGCCGAAAACCTCGCCAAGGACTACGGCATCACCCGCGAAGAGGCGGACGAATTCGCGGTCAGGTCGCACCGGAACGCCGCCGCCGCGTGGGATGCAGGCAAGTTCGACGACCAGCTCGTCACGGTCGAGGTGCCGCAGAGGAAGGGCGATCCGCTGGTCTTCGCCAGGGACGAGGGCTTCCGCGCCGCTGCCAGCATGGAAAGCCTCGGCAAGCTGCGCGCCCTGGAGGGCGGCGTGGTGACCGCGGGCAACGCCAGCCAGCAGAACGATGCGGCGGCCGCCTGCCTCGTGGTGGCGGAGGACAAGCTGGAGGAACTCGGGCTCGAACCGATGCTGTGGTTCACCGGCTACGCCGCGGCGGGCTGCGACCCGAGCCGCATGGGCATCGGCCCGGTCCCGGCGGTCGAGCGATTGTTCGCCCGCACCGGCATGGGCTGGGACGACATCGGCCTGGTCGAACTCAACGAAGCCTTCGCGCCGCAGGTGCTCGCCGTCCTGAAGGGCTGGGGCTGGTCCGAGGACGATACCCGCCGCGACATCCTCAATGTCAACGGTTCGGGCATCTCGCTCGGTCATCCGATCGGCGCGACCGGCGGGCGCATCCTCGCCGACATGGCGCACGAGATGGCCCGGCGCGAGGTGCGCTACGGCCTCGAGACGATGTGCATCGGCGGCGGTCAGGGCATCGCCGCGATCTTCGAGCGCGCAGCCTGA
- the phhA gene encoding phenylalanine 4-monooxygenase — protein MATLATAEPDFTALPDLPADVFTAPLQKPAHVGDDWLEPKQTVYDSDEDAIWNDLFARQMEVLPGRAASAFMAGLQKLNLNRGGVPEFAKLSEDLSALTGWSVVPVPMLIPDHVFFWHLANRRFPAGNFIRTRETFDYIQEPDVFHDVFGHVPMLTDPVYADYMQEYGRAGWKAMRYNRLKALGALYWYTVEFGLIEEAGSIKAYGAGILSGPTEVVYATEAASPNRIMLNVDRVMRTDYVIDDLQPTYFVIESFEDLYRQTVERDFDRLYRSLSPGFTYANSAVIDLDNVVSRGTQEYLLRGGRGSGATAA, from the coding sequence ATGGCTACGCTCGCAACCGCTGAACCCGACTTCACTGCGCTGCCGGACCTCCCGGCGGACGTGTTCACCGCGCCCCTGCAGAAACCGGCCCATGTCGGCGACGACTGGCTCGAACCGAAGCAGACCGTCTACGACAGCGACGAAGACGCGATCTGGAACGACCTGTTCGCGCGCCAGATGGAAGTTCTGCCCGGCCGCGCCGCAAGCGCGTTCATGGCCGGCCTGCAGAAGCTCAACCTCAACCGGGGCGGCGTGCCCGAGTTCGCCAAGCTCAGCGAAGACCTGTCGGCGCTGACCGGGTGGTCGGTGGTGCCGGTGCCGATGCTGATCCCCGATCACGTGTTCTTCTGGCACCTGGCCAACCGGCGTTTCCCGGCCGGCAACTTCATCCGCACGCGGGAAACGTTCGACTACATCCAGGAACCCGACGTCTTTCACGACGTGTTCGGCCATGTGCCGATGCTGACCGACCCGGTCTATGCCGACTACATGCAGGAATACGGCCGCGCCGGGTGGAAGGCGATGCGCTACAACCGGCTGAAGGCGCTGGGCGCGCTCTACTGGTACACGGTCGAATTCGGGCTGATCGAGGAAGCCGGCAGCATCAAGGCCTACGGCGCGGGTATCCTGTCCGGCCCGACCGAGGTGGTTTACGCAACCGAGGCGGCAAGCCCCAACCGGATCATGCTCAACGTCGACCGGGTGATGCGCACCGACTACGTCATCGACGACCTGCAGCCGACGTATTTCGTGATCGAGAGTTTCGAGGATCTCTACCGCCAGACGGTGGAGCGCGATTTCGACCGGCTCTACCGCTCGCTTTCGCCGGGCTTCACCTACGCCAACAGCGCGGTGATCGATCTCGACAACGTGGTCAGCCGGGGAACGCAGGAATACCTGCTGCGCGGCGGCCGCGGCAGCGGGGCGACGGCGGCCTAA
- a CDS encoding GlsB/YeaQ/YmgE family stress response membrane protein has protein sequence MGFVVLMAVGAILGWSASILTCNDEGRDIALNMGVGVIAALVAGALFSAAPLALGLTATALLAAIAVSVAVLGGFNAARMRMAR, from the coding sequence TTGGGCTTTGTCGTTCTCATGGCGGTCGGTGCGATCCTCGGCTGGTCGGCATCGATCCTGACTTGCAACGACGAGGGCCGCGATATTGCGCTCAACATGGGCGTAGGCGTCATTGCCGCGCTCGTCGCTGGCGCATTGTTCAGCGCCGCTCCGCTCGCCTTGGGCCTCACCGCCACCGCCCTTCTGGCCGCGATCGCCGTATCGGTCGCCGTCCTCGGCGGTTTCAATGCCGCCCGCATGCGGATGGCGCGCTGA
- a CDS encoding undecaprenyl-diphosphate phosphatase, protein MGLTLTAILLGIVEGLTEFVPVSSTGHLILATELFGYDASQWAMFNVVIQLGAILAVVYQYWGNFWSAGMGVLRLERQGLMFARNILVAFLPSAVLGLLLKDYIDVMLGSPAIVCWALIAGGIAILLIERRYQPAEVELREGPREGDDGVADLPLRMVIGVGLAQCLAMVPGVSRSGATIMGALAMGVHRKTAAEFSFFLAVPTMVGATTLELATRGDQLATAGSVGWDEIAIGFVVSFVVALFVIRAFVAYVSRRGFAPFAWYRIVLGIVALAWLSLR, encoded by the coding sequence ATGGGCCTTACACTTACCGCCATCCTCCTCGGCATCGTCGAGGGTCTGACCGAATTCGTCCCCGTCTCCTCGACCGGGCACCTGATCCTTGCCACCGAACTGTTCGGCTACGACGCATCGCAGTGGGCGATGTTCAACGTCGTGATCCAGCTGGGCGCGATCCTCGCCGTGGTTTACCAGTACTGGGGCAATTTCTGGTCGGCGGGCATGGGCGTGTTGCGCCTCGAGCGGCAGGGGCTGATGTTCGCGCGCAACATTCTCGTCGCCTTCCTGCCCAGCGCGGTCCTCGGCCTGCTGCTCAAGGACTACATCGACGTGATGCTGGGCAGCCCGGCGATCGTCTGCTGGGCGCTGATCGCGGGCGGCATTGCGATCCTGCTGATCGAGCGGCGGTACCAACCCGCGGAAGTCGAACTGAGGGAAGGGCCGCGCGAAGGCGACGACGGCGTCGCCGACCTGCCGCTCAGGATGGTCATCGGGGTCGGCCTCGCACAATGCCTCGCGATGGTTCCGGGGGTCAGTCGCTCGGGCGCGACGATCATGGGCGCGCTCGCAATGGGGGTTCACCGCAAGACTGCGGCGGAATTCAGCTTCTTTCTCGCCGTCCCGACGATGGTCGGTGCCACCACGCTCGAACTCGCGACCAGGGGCGACCAGCTCGCCACTGCGGGATCAGTTGGCTGGGACGAGATCGCGATCGGCTTCGTCGTCAGCTTCGTCGTCGCGCTGTTCGTGATCCGGGCGTTCGTGGCCTACGTCAGCCGGCGGGGTTTTGCCCCCTTCGCATGGTACCGGATCGTCCTCGGCATCGTCGCGCTGGCCTGGCTGTCGTTACGGTAA
- a CDS encoding M13 family metallopeptidase, with translation MTFKTIAALGASAAALAFAAPAMAQQTPAANAAPAAKADMHAPQMTFGTWGFDPAALDKTVDPGDDFFAYANDKWLAANPLPPQFSRYGSFNYLGEKSTSDVKKLIDDLVAKNPATLTADEKRIVDAYKSYNDTAAIDAAGLAPAQPYLAKIKGAGTLAELATLWGETGYPSPVGGFVSVDAKEPTRYSVYVGSGGLGLPDRDYYLDETEKGKGIQSKYRDYVAYLLGQGGYADAAGMAQKVYDFEDQIARKVQWDRATRRNRDLTYNRLTPEELAALSPSFPMAALLASSKLADTDRYIVSDLPPSAERAKELGLDEATLAKIGGGTPAMLALIESTPVETLQAWMVKNFLNSNAAILGSDLDAKNFAFYGTTLSGTPQQRERWKRATSETEGLLGELVGASYVQRYFPAENKAAMVDLVKNLRKAMAISIQENDWMSPATKKEAIAKLDAFDPKIGYRDELETYPGLTIVSGNPLANRMAAGQWAYNDMLSKLGGPIDRTEWGMLPQTVNAYYNSTKNEIVFPAGILQQPFFGQSADPAVNYGGIGAVIGHEMGHGFDDQGSKSDGTGMLRNWWTDADRAAFDKLGDALVKQYGEFCPLDDGKTCVNGRLTLGENIGDVGGLSLAYRAYKLSLNGKEDKVIDGLTGDQRFFLAWAQVWRSQQREDSARQRLRTDPHSPEEYRTNGAVRQMDAWYKAFNVTPDDALYLPPEQRVKIW, from the coding sequence ATGACATTCAAGACTATCGCCGCCCTTGGCGCCAGCGCTGCCGCGCTCGCCTTCGCCGCGCCCGCCATGGCGCAGCAGACGCCCGCCGCCAACGCGGCTCCGGCCGCGAAGGCCGATATGCACGCGCCGCAGATGACGTTCGGCACCTGGGGCTTCGACCCCGCCGCGCTCGACAAGACCGTCGATCCGGGCGACGACTTCTTCGCCTATGCCAACGACAAGTGGCTGGCGGCCAACCCGCTGCCGCCGCAGTTCAGCCGCTATGGCTCGTTCAACTACCTCGGCGAGAAGTCGACGAGCGACGTCAAGAAGCTGATCGACGATCTCGTCGCCAAGAACCCGGCCACGCTGACCGCCGACGAGAAGCGCATCGTCGATGCCTACAAGTCGTACAACGACACCGCCGCCATCGACGCGGCGGGCCTCGCCCCCGCGCAGCCGTATCTTGCCAAGATCAAGGGCGCGGGCACGCTGGCCGAACTCGCGACCCTGTGGGGCGAGACCGGCTACCCCTCGCCCGTGGGCGGGTTCGTGAGCGTCGATGCCAAGGAGCCGACGCGCTACTCGGTCTATGTGGGCTCGGGCGGGCTCGGCCTGCCGGATCGCGACTACTACCTCGACGAAACCGAGAAGGGTAAGGGCATCCAGTCCAAGTACCGCGACTATGTCGCCTATCTCCTCGGCCAGGGCGGCTATGCCGATGCCGCGGGCATGGCGCAGAAAGTCTACGACTTCGAAGACCAGATCGCGCGCAAGGTCCAGTGGGACCGCGCCACGCGCCGCAACCGCGACCTCACCTACAACCGCCTGACGCCCGAGGAACTCGCGGCGCTGTCGCCGTCGTTCCCGATGGCCGCGCTGCTTGCCTCGTCGAAGCTCGCCGACACCGATCGCTACATCGTGTCCGATCTGCCACCGAGCGCCGAGCGGGCGAAGGAACTCGGCCTCGACGAAGCGACGCTCGCCAAGATCGGCGGCGGCACGCCTGCGATGCTCGCCCTGATCGAGTCGACGCCGGTCGAAACGCTGCAGGCCTGGATGGTGAAAAACTTCCTCAACTCGAACGCGGCGATCCTCGGCAGCGACCTCGATGCGAAGAACTTCGCGTTCTACGGCACGACCCTGTCGGGCACGCCCCAGCAGCGGGAACGGTGGAAGCGTGCGACGTCCGAAACCGAAGGCCTGCTCGGCGAACTCGTCGGCGCGTCCTACGTCCAGCGGTACTTCCCGGCCGAGAACAAGGCCGCGATGGTCGACCTCGTCAAGAACCTGCGCAAGGCCATGGCGATCAGCATCCAAGAGAACGACTGGATGAGCCCCGCGACCAAGAAGGAAGCGATCGCCAAGCTCGACGCGTTCGATCCAAAGATCGGCTACCGCGACGAACTGGAGACCTACCCGGGTCTGACGATCGTGTCGGGCAACCCGCTCGCCAACCGCATGGCAGCCGGGCAGTGGGCCTACAACGACATGCTGTCGAAGCTCGGCGGTCCGATCGACCGCACCGAGTGGGGCATGCTGCCGCAGACGGTGAATGCGTACTACAACTCGACCAAGAACGAGATCGTGTTCCCCGCCGGCATCCTGCAGCAGCCGTTCTTCGGCCAGTCGGCGGACCCGGCCGTGAATTACGGCGGGATCGGCGCGGTGATCGGCCACGAGATGGGCCACGGCTTCGACGACCAGGGTTCGAAGTCCGACGGCACCGGCATGCTGCGCAACTGGTGGACCGACGCCGATCGCGCCGCGTTCGACAAGCTCGGCGATGCGCTGGTCAAGCAGTACGGCGAGTTCTGCCCGCTCGACGACGGCAAGACCTGCGTGAACGGCCGGCTGACGCTGGGCGAGAACATCGGCGACGTCGGCGGACTGAGCCTCGCCTACCGTGCCTACAAGCTGTCGCTGAACGGCAAGGAGGACAAGGTGATCGACGGGCTGACCGGCGACCAGCGCTTCTTCCTCGCCTGGGCACAGGTCTGGCGCAGCCAGCAGCGCGAGGACAGCGCCCGCCAGCGCCTGCGCACCGATCCGCACAGCCCGGAAGAATACCGGACCAACGGCGCGGTCCGCCAGATGGACGCGTGGTACAAGGCGTTCAACGTGACGCCCGACGATGCGCTCTACCTTCCGCCCGAACAGCGCGTGAAAATCTGGTAA
- a CDS encoding ABC transporter transmembrane domain-containing protein translates to MDESPTIDPENAADAPPAAASPAPAKARSIRPLVMIWREALKYPAQIAMALVALSVTAGATLAIPAYFKVIIDQGFSRGADIGGIRSAFELMAMIVVVLAIGTAFRFYFVSWLGERVVADVRQKVQANLLRLAPGFYEANSPKEISSRMTSDTVLIEQVVGTTVSVALRNLLMAVGGTIYLFILVPGLTLWMMLIIPGVVIPITVFGRRLRNVSRTSQDRVADIGAMTTEVLAGMKVVQAFNQEDRESARFSDAVESSFDTARRRVLIRAAMTAIIIAIVFGGVVLLMYRGAVGVASGEISGGTIAAVVLTAGLVAGSLGALTEVYGDLLRGAGAASRLAELLHEEPAIAAPARPEALPVPPRGSLSFRNVSFRYPTRLDTPALRDFTLEVQPGETVAIVGPSGAGKSTIFQLAERFYDPQSGTVRLDGVPLTSADPREIRRRIAFVPQDGVLFSANARDNLRYGNWEADDEAIWEAARAANAESFLRALPDGLDTFLGENGTQLSGGQRQRVAIARAILRDAPILLLDEATSALDAESERLVQDALDRLMANRTTLVIAHRLATVRQADRIVVMEDGRIVEQGSHGVLAEAGGLYARLASLQFAGSQAA, encoded by the coding sequence ATGGACGAGAGCCCGACAATCGATCCCGAAAACGCCGCCGACGCGCCCCCGGCAGCCGCTTCTCCCGCGCCGGCCAAGGCCCGGAGCATCCGCCCGCTGGTGATGATCTGGCGCGAGGCGCTGAAATATCCCGCGCAAATTGCCATGGCGCTCGTCGCGTTGTCGGTCACGGCCGGGGCGACGCTGGCGATACCGGCCTATTTCAAGGTCATCATCGACCAGGGGTTCTCGCGCGGCGCCGACATCGGCGGCATCCGCAGCGCCTTCGAACTCATGGCGATGATCGTCGTCGTGCTGGCGATCGGCACGGCGTTCCGGTTCTATTTCGTGAGCTGGCTGGGTGAGCGCGTGGTCGCCGATGTGCGGCAGAAGGTCCAGGCCAACCTCCTGCGGCTCGCCCCCGGTTTCTACGAGGCGAACAGCCCCAAGGAAATCTCCAGCCGGATGACCAGCGACACGGTCCTGATCGAACAGGTGGTGGGCACGACCGTTTCGGTGGCGCTGCGCAACCTGCTGATGGCCGTGGGCGGCACGATCTACCTGTTCATCCTCGTCCCCGGACTGACGCTGTGGATGATGCTGATCATCCCGGGCGTGGTCATCCCCATCACCGTGTTCGGCCGCCGCCTGCGCAACGTCTCGCGCACCAGCCAGGACCGGGTGGCCGACATCGGCGCGATGACGACCGAGGTCCTCGCGGGCATGAAGGTCGTGCAGGCGTTCAACCAGGAAGACCGCGAGAGCGCGCGTTTCTCCGACGCGGTCGAAAGCTCGTTCGACACGGCCCGGCGGCGGGTGCTCATCCGCGCGGCGATGACCGCGATCATCATCGCGATCGTGTTCGGCGGGGTCGTCCTGCTCATGTACCGGGGCGCGGTGGGCGTCGCCAGCGGCGAGATCAGCGGCGGCACGATCGCCGCGGTCGTGCTGACGGCGGGCCTCGTGGCGGGGTCGCTCGGCGCGCTGACCGAAGTCTACGGCGACCTGCTGCGCGGTGCCGGCGCGGCCAGCCGGCTCGCCGAACTGCTGCATGAGGAACCCGCCATCGCCGCGCCCGCCCGGCCCGAGGCGCTGCCGGTGCCCCCGCGCGGCTCGTTGAGCTTCCGCAACGTCAGCTTCCGCTATCCCACCCGGCTCGACACCCCGGCGCTGCGCGACTTCACGCTGGAGGTCCAGCCCGGCGAAACGGTCGCGATCGTCGGGCCGTCGGGTGCCGGCAAGAGCACGATCTTCCAGCTTGCCGAGCGGTTCTACGACCCGCAATCGGGCACCGTCCGGCTCGATGGGGTGCCGCTCACCAGCGCGGACCCGCGCGAGATCCGCCGCCGCATTGCCTTCGTGCCGCAGGACGGCGTCTTGTTCAGCGCCAACGCGCGCGACAACCTGCGCTACGGTAACTGGGAGGCCGACGACGAGGCGATCTGGGAAGCGGCCCGGGCCGCCAATGCCGAGAGCTTCCTGCGCGCGCTCCCCGACGGGCTCGACACCTTCCTCGGCGAGAACGGCACCCAGCTTTCGGGCGGCCAGCGCCAGCGCGTGGCCATCGCACGGGCGATCCTTCGCGATGCGCCGATCCTGCTGCTCGACGAGGCGACGAGCGCGCTCGACGCCGAGAGCGAGCGGCTGGTGCAGGACGCGCTCGACCGCCTGATGGCGAACCGTACCACGCTGGTGATCGCGCACCGTCTCGCAACCGTGCGACAGGCCGACCGGATCGTGGTGATGGAGGATGGGCGGATCGTCGAACAGGGCAGCCACGGGGTCCTGGCCGAAGCTGGCGGCCTCTACGCGCGGCTCGCCTCGCTGCAGTTCGCCGGGTCGCAGGCCGCCTGA
- a CDS encoding polyhydroxyalkanoate depolymerase encodes MLYHAHEMQRAWLGGVSAWASIASEMLSNPMNPVGYMGMGPMAASALDVFAHATQTRGKPAFDIEAVTVGGKSRAVTESIVLHKPFGDLLRFTRDGLPADAPRVLIVAPMSGHYATLLRGTVERMVANADVYITDWADAKVVPSKAGRFDLDDYIDYLVEFLDHIGPGSHMIAVCQPSVPALAATAIMNAGKHPARPATLTMMGGPIDTRRSPTTVNDLAMERPIAWFRQNVIATVPMQYAGHGRRVYPGFLQLAGFMSMNLGNHMMSHYEMFKHLNAGDHESADATKAFYDEYRSVCDMTAEFYLQTVEEVFQKHSLPNGTFVHRGEPVDLGDILDTAILAVEGERDDISGIGQTKAALDLATGLSDGRKQYYLAEGAGHYGIFNGSRWRDKIAPVVEDFIARHSARALKAVA; translated from the coding sequence TTGCTTTACCACGCCCACGAAATGCAGCGCGCCTGGCTCGGCGGAGTCAGCGCCTGGGCCTCGATCGCTTCCGAGATGCTGTCCAATCCGATGAACCCGGTGGGCTACATGGGTATGGGCCCGATGGCCGCGAGCGCGCTCGACGTGTTCGCCCACGCCACCCAGACGCGCGGCAAGCCCGCGTTCGACATCGAGGCGGTGACGGTCGGCGGCAAAAGCCGCGCCGTGACCGAGAGCATCGTGCTTCACAAGCCGTTCGGCGATCTCCTCCGCTTCACCCGCGACGGTCTGCCGGCCGATGCGCCGCGCGTGCTGATCGTCGCGCCGATGAGCGGCCACTACGCCACGCTGCTGCGCGGCACGGTGGAGCGGATGGTCGCGAATGCCGATGTCTACATTACCGACTGGGCCGACGCGAAGGTCGTGCCGTCGAAGGCGGGCCGTTTCGATCTCGACGACTACATCGACTACCTCGTCGAGTTTCTCGATCACATCGGACCCGGGTCGCACATGATCGCGGTCTGTCAGCCGTCGGTCCCCGCGCTGGCGGCGACGGCCATCATGAACGCCGGCAAGCACCCCGCCCGCCCCGCGACGCTGACGATGATGGGCGGCCCGATCGACACCCGCCGTTCGCCCACCACGGTCAACGACCTCGCGATGGAGCGCCCGATCGCCTGGTTCCGCCAGAACGTGATCGCCACCGTGCCGATGCAGTACGCCGGACACGGCCGCCGGGTCTATCCGGGGTTCCTGCAACTAGCCGGGTTCATGAGCATGAATCTCGGCAACCACATGATGAGTCATTACGAGATGTTCAAACATCTCAACGCCGGGGACCACGAGAGCGCCGACGCAACGAAGGCGTTCTACGACGAGTATCGCTCGGTCTGCGACATGACGGCCGAATTCTACCTCCAGACAGTGGAGGAGGTGTTTCAGAAGCACTCGCTGCCCAACGGCACCTTCGTCCACCGCGGCGAGCCGGTCGATCTCGGCGATATCCTCGATACCGCGATCCTGGCAGTGGAGGGAGAGCGCGACGACATCTCGGGCATCGGCCAGACGAAGGCCGCGCTCGATCTCGCGACCGGGCTGTCCGACGGCAGGAAGCAGTACTATCTCGCCGAAGGGGCGGGCCATTACGGCATCTTCAACGGCAGCCGCTGGCGCGACAAGATCGCGCCCGTGGTGGAGGATTTCATCGCGCGCCATTCGGCCCGCGCGCTGAAGGCGGTCGCCTGA
- a CDS encoding DUF4126 domain-containing protein: protein MGIVEVLGLAASVSLLAGWRLYLATFATGLAMRVDVLPLPDHLASLDVLANPWVMGVAAVAALAEFFADKVMWLDSAWDAVHTVVRPVGGALLALAVVDPADPAFQVIAFLLGGGAAFAAHAGKAGSRAVVNAGPEPFSNVAVSTAEDVAAAGLLWLAYAHPVVAGGIAAVLLALTVLLIVMARRVIRRVFVRRKAGGEAPPPAT, encoded by the coding sequence ATGGGCATCGTCGAGGTTCTGGGCCTTGCCGCCAGCGTCAGCCTGCTGGCCGGCTGGCGGCTCTATCTGGCGACTTTCGCCACGGGCCTCGCGATGCGGGTGGACGTGCTGCCGCTTCCCGACCATCTCGCATCGCTCGACGTGCTAGCGAATCCGTGGGTGATGGGAGTGGCCGCTGTCGCCGCGCTGGCCGAGTTCTTCGCCGACAAGGTAATGTGGCTCGATTCGGCATGGGACGCGGTGCACACCGTGGTTCGCCCCGTCGGCGGGGCGCTGCTGGCGCTGGCGGTGGTCGATCCGGCGGACCCTGCGTTCCAGGTGATCGCGTTCCTGCTCGGCGGCGGAGCGGCGTTTGCCGCGCACGCGGGCAAGGCGGGATCGCGCGCGGTGGTCAATGCCGGCCCCGAACCGTTCAGCAACGTAGCGGTGTCGACCGCGGAGGATGTTGCCGCCGCCGGATTGCTCTGGCTCGCCTACGCCCATCCCGTGGTTGCGGGCGGGATCGCGGCGGTGCTGCTCGCACTTACCGTCTTGCTGATCGTAATGGCGCGGCGGGTCATCCGCCGGGTCTTCGTACGGCGCAAGGCGGGCGGGGAGGCCCCGCCGCCGGCGACCTGA
- a CDS encoding NAD-dependent succinate-semialdehyde dehydrogenase, with product MIVTTNPATGETLGRYPVLTADEIDGRLARAHETFGTWRLSPLEERAALLESCAEAFERDIEALAEIATREMGKTVASARSEVQKCADLFRHLAQDGPAMLAAETFDLGGGRTAEGRWLPLGPVLAVMPWNFPYWQVARFLAPAILAGNTALLKHASIVQGTAAKLEETLISAGAPAGLFQNLCIGSDAVEAIIDDPRVVAVTLTGSEGAGRAVAGAAGRNLKKVVLELGGSDPFIVMPSADLGEAVKQAVTARIQNTGQSCICGKRMIAHADIYEEFLERFSAAMRAVKAGDPFDEETDMGPLSSTDQLETVLGQLAKAQEEGANLLFGGEATDGPGAFISAGILTDVPLDSDTARQEIFGPVAQVYRAADIDEAIRIANAIPYGLGSSVWTNDADEEERFIRDIEAGMTAINQFLASDPRAPFGGIKRSGHGRELSQHGLHEFMNLKTVLRPA from the coding sequence ATGATCGTCACCACCAATCCCGCCACCGGCGAAACGCTCGGCCGCTATCCCGTGCTGACCGCCGACGAGATCGACGGCCGCCTCGCCCGCGCCCACGAAACCTTCGGCACGTGGCGCCTGTCGCCGCTGGAGGAGCGCGCCGCCCTGCTCGAAAGCTGTGCCGAAGCGTTCGAGCGCGACATCGAGGCGCTGGCGGAGATCGCGACGCGGGAAATGGGCAAGACCGTCGCTTCGGCGCGGTCCGAGGTGCAGAAGTGCGCCGACCTGTTCCGCCATCTGGCACAGGACGGCCCCGCCATGCTGGCGGCCGAAACGTTCGACCTCGGCGGCGGGCGCACGGCCGAAGGGCGCTGGCTGCCGCTCGGCCCGGTGCTGGCGGTCATGCCCTGGAACTTCCCCTACTGGCAGGTCGCCCGCTTCCTGGCCCCCGCGATCCTCGCCGGCAATACCGCCCTGCTGAAGCACGCGAGCATCGTCCAGGGTACCGCGGCGAAGCTCGAGGAGACGCTGATATCGGCCGGCGCGCCTGCCGGACTGTTCCAGAACCTGTGCATCGGTTCGGACGCGGTGGAGGCGATCATCGACGATCCGCGCGTGGTTGCCGTCACCCTCACCGGAAGCGAAGGCGCGGGCCGCGCGGTGGCCGGAGCGGCGGGGCGCAACCTCAAGAAGGTCGTGCTCGAACTCGGCGGGTCGGACCCGTTCATCGTGATGCCGAGCGCCGATCTGGGCGAAGCGGTGAAGCAGGCGGTCACCGCGCGCATCCAGAACACCGGGCAGTCGTGCATCTGCGGCAAGCGCATGATCGCCCATGCCGACATCTACGAGGAGTTCCTGGAGCGGTTCTCCGCCGCGATGCGGGCCGTGAAGGCCGGCGACCCGTTCGACGAGGAGACCGACATGGGCCCGCTGTCGAGTACAGACCAGCTCGAAACCGTGCTGGGCCAGTTGGCGAAGGCGCAGGAAGAAGGCGCGAACCTGCTGTTCGGCGGCGAGGCGACCGACGGGCCGGGAGCCTTCATCAGCGCCGGCATCCTCACCGACGTGCCGCTGGACAGCGACACCGCGAGGCAAGAAATCTTCGGCCCCGTGGCCCAAGTCTACCGCGCGGCCGACATCGACGAGGCGATTCGCATCGCCAACGCGATCCCCTACGGCCTCGGCTCGTCGGTCTGGACCAACGACGCCGACGAGGAGGAACGCTTCATTCGCGACATCGAGGCCGGGATGACGGCGATCAACCAGTTCCTCGCCAGCGACCCGCGCGCGCCCTTCGGCGGCATCAAGCGGTCGGGCCACGGGCGGGAACTGTCGCAGCACGGCCTGCACGAGTTCATGAACCTGAAGACCGTGCTGCGCCCCGCCTGA